GATGGAGCTGGAGATCGAGGTGAAATTAACGATGGCACCGTGCTTGGACGCTTTGAGGTGTGGCCGGGCCGCCCTGCTTGCCATAACGGCGCTGACCAGGTTGACGTTGAGTGCCTGCAACCAGTCATCCCTGCCCGAGTTGGCACCATCGTCCGTGTAGGTACAAGCAAGATTAACCAGGATGTCCAGGCCACCGTGGTCGGTCACGGTTCCGTCGACGAGCCTGGACAGGGCGGCGTCATCAGTGATGTCGGTGTGCGTGAAGTGGATGCCATCACCGAGTGACTTCAGCTTCGCTACGCCGTCGGGGTCAATGTCCGCGACGATTACGGTCGCCCCGGCGTCACGCAGGGCGGCAACGACACCCTGTCCTATTTTGGTTACTCCGCCCGTGACGATGGCGGTTCTGCCGGCAAGTTCGGGCATGACCA
This genomic window from Arthrobacter sp. 24S4-2 contains:
- a CDS encoding SDR family oxidoreductase, with the protein product MPELAGRTAIVTGGVTKIGQGVVAALRDAGATVIVADIDPDGVAKLKSLGDGIHFTHTDITDDAALSRLVDGTVTDHGGLDILVNLACTYTDDGANSGRDDWLQALNVNLVSAVMASRAARPHLKASKHGAIVNFTSISSSIAQTGRWLYPASKAALVQITRSMAVDFAADGIRVNSVSPGWIWSNIMDTLSHGNLDKTDAVAAPFHALKRAGRPEEVGDVVAFLASDRASFVTGADWAVDGGYSALGPERAEETIPLLAAE